A genomic stretch from Budorcas taxicolor isolate Tak-1 chromosome 15, Takin1.1, whole genome shotgun sequence includes:
- the TSPAN18 gene encoding tetraspanin-18 isoform X1, with the protein MEGDCLSCMKYLMFVFNFFIFLGGACLLGIGIWVMVDPTGFREIVAANPLLITGAYILLAMGGLLFLLGFLGCCGAVRENKCLLLFFFLFILIIFLAELSAAILAFIFRGNLTREFFTKELTKHYQGNNDTDVFSATWNSVMITFGCCGVNGPEDFKYASVFRLLTLDSDEVPEACCRREPQSRDGVLLSREECLLGRDLFLNKQGCYTVILNAFETYVYLAGALAIGVLAIELFAMIFAMCLFRGIQ; encoded by the exons CTGGGCGGGGCCTGCTTGCTGGGCATCGGCATCTGGGTCATGGTGGACCCCACCGGCTTCCGGGAGATCGTGGCTGCCAACCCCCTGCTCATCACGGGCGCCTACATCCTCCTGGCCATGGGGGGCCTGCTTTTTCTGCTCGGCTTCCTGGGCTGCTGCGGGGCCGTCCGAGAGAACAAGTGTCTGCTGCTGTTT TTCTTCTTGTTCATCCTGATCATCTTCTTGGCAGAGCTCTCAGCAGCCATCCTGGCCTTCATCTTCAGGGGGAAT ctCACCCGTGAATTCTTCACCAAGGAGCTCACCAAGCACTACCAGGGCAACAACGACACGGACGTCTTCTCCGCCACCTGGAACTCTGTCATGATCACG TTTGGTTGCTGTGGGGTCAATGGGCCCGAAGACTTTAAGTATGCATCAGTTTTCCGACTCCTGACTTTGGACAGTGATGAGGTGCCGGAGGCCTGCTGCCGGAGAGAACCCCAGAGTCGGGACGGGGTCCTGCTGAGCAGAGAGGAATGCCTCCTGGGAAGGGACCTGTTCCTGAACAAGCAG ggCTGTTACACGGTGATTCTCAATGCCTTCGAGACTTACGTCTACCTGGCCGGAGCCCTGGCGATAGGGGTGCTGGCCATCGAG ctatttgccatgatctttgcCATGTGCCTCTTCCGGGGCATCCAGTAG
- the TSPAN18 gene encoding tetraspanin-18 isoform X2, which yields MEGDCLSCMKYLMFVFNFFIFLGGACLLGIGIWVMVDPTGFREIVAANPLLITGAYILLAMGGLLFLLGFLGCCGAVRENKCLLLFFFLFILIIFLAELSAAILAFIFRGNLTREFFTKELTKHYQGNNDTDVFSATWNSVMITFGCCGVNGPEDFKYASVFRLLTLDSDEVPEACCRREPQSRDGVLLSREECLLGRDLFLNKQLFAMIFAMCLFRGIQ from the exons CTGGGCGGGGCCTGCTTGCTGGGCATCGGCATCTGGGTCATGGTGGACCCCACCGGCTTCCGGGAGATCGTGGCTGCCAACCCCCTGCTCATCACGGGCGCCTACATCCTCCTGGCCATGGGGGGCCTGCTTTTTCTGCTCGGCTTCCTGGGCTGCTGCGGGGCCGTCCGAGAGAACAAGTGTCTGCTGCTGTTT TTCTTCTTGTTCATCCTGATCATCTTCTTGGCAGAGCTCTCAGCAGCCATCCTGGCCTTCATCTTCAGGGGGAAT ctCACCCGTGAATTCTTCACCAAGGAGCTCACCAAGCACTACCAGGGCAACAACGACACGGACGTCTTCTCCGCCACCTGGAACTCTGTCATGATCACG TTTGGTTGCTGTGGGGTCAATGGGCCCGAAGACTTTAAGTATGCATCAGTTTTCCGACTCCTGACTTTGGACAGTGATGAGGTGCCGGAGGCCTGCTGCCGGAGAGAACCCCAGAGTCGGGACGGGGTCCTGCTGAGCAGAGAGGAATGCCTCCTGGGAAGGGACCTGTTCCTGAACAAGCAG ctatttgccatgatctttgcCATGTGCCTCTTCCGGGGCATCCAGTAG